The uncultured Sunxiuqinia sp. genome has a segment encoding these proteins:
- a CDS encoding alpha/beta hydrolase produces the protein MNMKLNSMISLFIILLTTNLGFGQSDSLKVLGLNLENYKYPFDVHYITINSQGENYQMAYMDVQPEPANGKSIMLLHGKNFNGAYWEQTAEFLAKEGFRVFIPDQIGFGKSSKPEHYQYTFQQLARNTKAILDSLKIEKISVLGHSMGGMVATRFVLMYPGITDKFILVNPIGLEDWKLKVPYKPVEWWYKNELGKSYASIKKYQLESYYDNQWKPEYDEWVNLLAGWTLNIDYPRIAWNAALTYDMIFTQPVCYEFENIKAPSLLIIGQRDRTALGKPLVSPAVRKTMGLYPELGRQTQQKIPTCELVELDNIGHLPHIEAFDRFIEPLVIFLKE, from the coding sequence ATGAATATGAAGCTAAATTCGATGATATCTCTTTTTATCATATTATTGACTACAAACCTCGGTTTTGGTCAATCCGACAGCCTAAAAGTGTTAGGATTAAACCTTGAGAACTACAAGTATCCATTTGATGTCCATTACATCACCATCAACAGTCAGGGTGAAAACTACCAAATGGCCTATATGGATGTTCAGCCCGAACCTGCCAACGGAAAAAGCATTATGCTACTTCATGGAAAGAACTTTAATGGTGCTTATTGGGAGCAAACTGCAGAATTCCTTGCTAAAGAAGGGTTTCGAGTATTTATTCCTGACCAGATTGGATTCGGAAAATCTTCAAAACCGGAACATTATCAATACACTTTTCAACAGTTAGCGAGAAACACAAAAGCTATTCTGGATAGCCTGAAAATCGAAAAAATCAGCGTTTTAGGACATTCGATGGGAGGTATGGTTGCCACTCGCTTTGTTTTGATGTACCCTGGAATAACGGATAAATTTATTCTTGTAAACCCAATCGGGTTGGAAGACTGGAAATTAAAAGTGCCTTATAAACCAGTGGAATGGTGGTATAAAAACGAATTAGGGAAAAGCTATGCCTCCATCAAAAAGTACCAGCTCGAAAGCTACTATGATAACCAATGGAAGCCCGAATACGACGAATGGGTTAACCTTCTGGCAGGGTGGACTCTAAATATCGATTATCCGCGAATAGCATGGAACGCTGCCCTAACCTACGACATGATATTTACCCAGCCGGTTTGTTATGAATTTGAAAACATTAAAGCTCCGAGCTTGCTTATCATCGGTCAGCGCGACCGAACAGCACTGGGAAAACCACTAGTTAGTCCTGCAGTTCGGAAAACCATGGGACTTTATCCTGAGCTGGGGCGACAAACACAGCAAAAAATCCCTACTTGTGAATTGGTTGAACTGGATAACATTGGACATCTTCCGCACATAGAAGCTTTTGATCGGTTTATTGAACCGTTAGTGATATTTTTAAAGGAATAG
- a CDS encoding ABC transporter permease, which yields MANRTNENDNQLYRMNAADISISGLLLGLLLIAPTLLIIWRLKLGFNQKLLVAVGRMLLQLGFVGVYLKYIFLLDNAFVNLAYILLMVLFAALSGIRNSSLRLKKLLFPTFTAMLLPTLFTIFYFNLAIVQIDYIFQANILIPIAGLMLGNTLKTNIVALKSFFNSAQKEEKTYLFLLANGATKNEAARPFLKEAIRTAMAPNLSTMATVGLVSLPGVMTGQILGGSDPMLAVKYQIVVMIIIFFNSLLSNILQLLFAIRNGFDNRDQLNKELFSKA from the coding sequence TTGGCAAATCGAACCAATGAAAACGATAACCAGCTTTATCGCATGAATGCAGCCGATATTTCAATAAGTGGATTATTACTAGGGCTGTTGCTAATTGCCCCGACCTTACTAATTATTTGGCGACTGAAGCTTGGGTTTAATCAAAAACTTCTCGTTGCCGTTGGACGGATGTTACTTCAATTGGGGTTTGTGGGCGTTTACTTAAAATATATATTTTTGCTAGACAATGCCTTTGTCAACTTAGCGTACATACTACTGATGGTACTCTTTGCTGCTCTTTCAGGTATTCGAAATTCGTCACTTCGGCTAAAAAAACTATTGTTCCCTACTTTTACGGCCATGCTGTTGCCGACTCTCTTTACCATTTTCTATTTCAATCTGGCCATCGTCCAGATCGATTACATTTTTCAAGCAAATATCTTGATCCCAATTGCCGGGCTCATGCTCGGAAACACCCTAAAAACAAACATTGTCGCTTTGAAATCATTTTTCAACAGCGCTCAAAAAGAAGAAAAAACTTACCTTTTCTTACTGGCCAATGGGGCAACAAAAAATGAAGCTGCCCGTCCGTTTCTGAAAGAGGCTATCAGAACTGCCATGGCTCCCAACCTGTCAACTATGGCAACTGTAGGTTTGGTTTCTCTCCCCGGAGTAATGACGGGTCAGATATTAGGCGGATCAGATCCTATGCTTGCGGTGAAATATCAAATAGTGGTGATGATTATTATCTTTTTCAATAGCCTGTTGAGCAATATTCTGCAATTGCTATTTGCGATCCGCAATGGGTTTGATAATCGAGATCAACTGAATAAGGAATTATTTTCGAAAGCATAG
- a CDS encoding ATP-binding cassette domain-containing protein, whose protein sequence is MIRFKNVSLQLGNKQLLKNFNLRISKGDKVLLAAESGSGKTSLLRLILGFNTPDEGRILFNKKVITTETVHKVRRQIAYLSQDVDFPNGKVSEVFKDIFDFEANRHINFSEEQLIEKLGEFNLPHEILNKNTSIISGGERQRLGWALIQLLDRSVLLLDEPTSAMDEKQKQRFIDFVATTNKTVICVSHDPVWQIEPMKTITSFIA, encoded by the coding sequence ATGATACGATTCAAGAATGTGTCCCTACAGTTGGGGAATAAGCAGTTGCTCAAAAACTTCAACCTTCGCATAAGCAAAGGAGATAAAGTGTTGCTAGCAGCAGAATCAGGATCCGGAAAAACTAGCCTGCTTCGGCTTATCTTGGGCTTTAACACTCCAGATGAAGGCAGAATTCTTTTCAATAAAAAAGTAATAACAACTGAGACCGTCCATAAAGTAAGAAGGCAGATTGCCTATTTAAGTCAGGATGTGGATTTCCCGAATGGAAAAGTAAGCGAAGTTTTCAAGGACATCTTTGATTTTGAAGCAAACCGTCACATTAACTTTTCAGAAGAACAACTAATTGAAAAGCTGGGCGAATTCAACCTCCCCCATGAAATACTCAACAAAAATACCAGTATCATTTCCGGCGGCGAGCGTCAACGCTTAGGATGGGCTTTGATCCAACTTTTAGACCGTTCGGTTTTATTGCTCGATGAACCTACATCTGCCATGGATGAAAAGCAGAAACAACGCTTCATCGACTTTGTTGCCACCACGAATAAAACAGTTATCTGCGTAAGTCACGATCCGGTTTGGCAAATCGAACCAATGAAAACGATAACCAGCTTTATCGCATGA
- the clpX gene encoding ATP-dependent Clp protease ATP-binding subunit ClpX yields MDKCSFCGKEKKDTNLLIAGMDGHICDHCIEQAYAIVEEEFKKDSEFDLNGLKLLKPKEIKEFLDQYVIGQDQAKRTLSVAVYNHYKRLTQKVSNDETEIEKSNIILVGQTGTGKTLLARTIAKMLHVPFTIVDATVLTEAGYVGEDIESLLTRLLQAADYNVEAAERGIVFIDELDKIARKGDNPSITRDVSGEGVQQGLLKLLEGATVNVPPQGGRKHPEQKMIPVDTKNILFVCGGAFDGIEKKISKRLNTAVVGFGAQKLVDNLDRENMLQYISPQDLKSFGLIPEIIGRLPVLAYLEPLDRQALRNILTEPKNSIIKQYVKLFKLDDIDLTFEEEALEFIVDKAVEFKLGARGLRSICESIMLDAMFDSPSDGIKELAISKEYAQERIDRSSTHRLKAS; encoded by the coding sequence ATGGATAAATGTTCTTTTTGCGGAAAAGAGAAAAAAGACACGAACCTGTTGATTGCAGGAATGGATGGTCATATTTGCGACCACTGCATTGAGCAGGCTTATGCCATAGTTGAAGAGGAATTTAAAAAAGATAGCGAATTCGATCTTAATGGGTTGAAGCTTTTAAAGCCCAAAGAAATTAAAGAATTCCTTGATCAATATGTGATTGGCCAGGATCAGGCAAAACGGACTTTATCAGTAGCCGTCTACAATCACTATAAACGTTTAACTCAAAAAGTTTCGAACGACGAGACTGAAATAGAGAAGTCGAACATTATTTTGGTTGGACAAACTGGAACGGGAAAAACCCTGTTAGCTCGCACCATTGCAAAAATGCTCCATGTTCCCTTCACAATTGTTGATGCCACAGTACTGACTGAAGCCGGTTATGTAGGTGAAGATATTGAAAGTTTGTTAACTCGGTTGTTACAAGCTGCCGATTACAATGTTGAAGCAGCAGAACGAGGCATCGTATTTATTGACGAGCTAGACAAAATTGCACGGAAAGGCGACAATCCATCCATCACTCGTGATGTTTCAGGCGAAGGCGTTCAGCAAGGCTTACTGAAATTGCTGGAAGGAGCCACAGTCAATGTTCCTCCACAGGGAGGAAGAAAACATCCGGAACAAAAAATGATTCCGGTGGATACCAAGAATATTCTCTTTGTTTGTGGTGGTGCCTTCGACGGTATTGAGAAAAAGATCTCAAAAAGATTGAATACCGCGGTAGTTGGTTTTGGAGCCCAAAAATTGGTTGATAATCTGGATCGTGAAAATATGTTGCAATACATTTCACCTCAGGATCTGAAAAGTTTTGGATTGATTCCCGAAATTATCGGTCGACTTCCGGTTTTAGCTTATTTGGAGCCACTCGACAGACAAGCATTACGAAATATTTTGACTGAACCTAAAAATTCAATCATTAAGCAATACGTTAAGCTGTTTAAACTCGATGATATTGACCTGACCTTTGAAGAAGAGGCGTTGGAATTTATTGTGGATAAGGCAGTAGAGTTTAAATTGGGCGCACGTGGGCTAAGATCAATCTGCGAAAGCATCATGCTTGATGCCATGTTTGACAGTCCTTCTGACGGCATAAAAGAGTTAGCCATCTCCAAAGAGTATGCCCAGGAGAGAATTGACCGAAGCAGTACACATCGACTAAAAGCAAGCTAA
- the clpP gene encoding ATP-dependent Clp endopeptidase proteolytic subunit ClpP — protein MSDKKEFQKYAQGHMGISSLTMHRYDSLFTNSLTPYIIEERQMNVASMDVFSRLMMDRIIFLGTPIDDYIANIIMAQLLFLESTDPSKDIQIYFNSPGGSVHAGLGVYDTMQYISPDVATICTGMAASMGAVLLTAGTKGKRSALKHSRIMIHQPMGGAQGQASDIEITAREILKLKKELYDIIAKHSDNSYEQVEKDSDRDYWMTAQEAKEYGMIDDILLKNE, from the coding sequence ATGAGCGATAAAAAAGAATTTCAAAAATATGCCCAAGGGCACATGGGAATCAGCAGCTTAACAATGCATCGCTACGATTCGCTGTTTACAAATAGTTTAACCCCATACATTATCGAGGAGCGACAAATGAATGTCGCATCGATGGATGTTTTCTCTCGTTTAATGATGGATCGTATCATCTTTTTGGGAACACCGATCGACGATTACATTGCCAACATTATTATGGCGCAGCTGCTTTTCCTCGAATCAACCGACCCTAGCAAAGACATTCAGATTTATTTTAACAGCCCGGGAGGATCCGTACATGCAGGATTGGGTGTATACGACACCATGCAATATATTTCGCCGGACGTTGCCACGATTTGCACTGGAATGGCAGCATCAATGGGAGCTGTACTTTTAACAGCTGGAACAAAAGGAAAACGTTCAGCATTGAAGCATTCGCGAATTATGATTCACCAGCCAATGGGTGGTGCTCAAGGACAGGCTTCGGATATTGAAATTACAGCCCGCGAGATTTTAAAATTGAAAAAAGAATTGTATGACATTATTGCCAAACATTCAGATAATTCATACGAACAAGTTGAAAAAGACTCAGATCGCGACTACTGGATGACGGCTCAAGAAGCCAAAGAATACGGTATGATTGACGATATTTTATTGAAAAACGAATAG
- the tig gene encoding trigger factor, which translates to MNITRENINDLNSIVTVKIEKNDYEATVAEQLKEYRKKANMPGFRPGKVPAGLIKKMYGKAILAEEVNKMLSENLSKFIVEEKLNILGEPLPNEEKTPSFDFETAQDFEFAFDIAVAPEVEVKFDKRKKYPYYLIQVDDKMIDQQVDQYTSKFGANEAAETVEDKDTIRGNFVQLDAEGNELEDGIKAEQVVIAVDVMKDEEVKKEIIGKKAGNTIVFDPIKVYDSRHEVGHMLNISHEEAENVEGDFKFTLTEILRFKKAEVNEDLFKKAFGDDTEVKTEQEFRNKLKADLEEQLKYSSDYKFTIDSRDILIEKIEMELPEEFLKRWLKTTNNELTDQQIEDDFDNFMKDLRWQLIKDRIAKDNEIEIKQEDIQAMAKEVAAMQFRQYGMFDMPDEQLNAFGEQILQNKEEKQRITTRVQEDKIMAVIKENVSIDEKEISQEDFNKLLEK; encoded by the coding sequence ATGAATATTACAAGAGAGAACATCAACGATCTAAATTCAATTGTTACTGTAAAGATCGAGAAAAACGACTACGAAGCTACAGTTGCCGAGCAATTAAAAGAATACCGTAAAAAAGCGAATATGCCAGGTTTCAGACCCGGCAAAGTTCCTGCAGGCTTGATAAAAAAGATGTATGGAAAAGCAATTCTTGCTGAAGAGGTCAATAAGATGTTGTCTGAAAACTTGTCAAAATTCATTGTTGAAGAAAAATTAAATATTCTTGGAGAACCGCTTCCAAATGAAGAGAAGACACCTTCGTTTGACTTTGAAACAGCGCAAGATTTTGAATTCGCATTCGATATTGCTGTAGCTCCTGAAGTTGAAGTGAAATTTGACAAGCGCAAAAAATATCCCTACTACCTGATTCAGGTTGATGATAAAATGATCGACCAACAGGTTGATCAGTACACCAGCAAATTTGGTGCAAATGAAGCTGCTGAAACGGTTGAAGATAAAGATACGATCCGCGGAAACTTTGTGCAGCTTGACGCCGAAGGCAACGAATTGGAAGACGGGATCAAAGCTGAACAAGTTGTCATTGCCGTTGATGTAATGAAAGACGAAGAGGTTAAAAAAGAGATTATTGGCAAAAAAGCCGGAAACACCATCGTATTCGATCCGATCAAGGTTTACGATAGCCGTCACGAAGTAGGTCATATGTTGAATATTTCTCACGAAGAAGCTGAAAACGTTGAAGGAGACTTTAAATTCACGCTTACTGAAATACTTCGATTTAAGAAGGCTGAAGTAAACGAAGACCTGTTCAAAAAAGCCTTTGGTGATGATACTGAGGTCAAAACAGAACAAGAATTCCGCAATAAATTGAAAGCTGATCTTGAGGAACAACTGAAATACTCAAGCGACTATAAATTCACCATTGATAGCCGCGACATCTTAATTGAAAAAATTGAGATGGAATTGCCGGAAGAATTCTTAAAACGTTGGTTGAAAACGACCAACAATGAATTGACAGATCAGCAAATAGAAGATGATTTTGATAATTTCATGAAGGATTTGCGTTGGCAATTAATTAAAGACCGCATTGCTAAAGATAATGAAATTGAAATCAAACAAGAAGATATTCAGGCAATGGCCAAAGAAGTTGCAGCAATGCAATTCCGCCAATACGGAATGTTTGACATGCCCGATGAGCAGTTGAACGCTTTTGGCGAACAAATCCTTCAAAACAAGGAAGAAAAGCAACGCATTACAACCCGCGTTCAAGAAGATAAAATCATGGCTGTCATCAAAGAAAACGTTAGCATTGATGAAAAAGAAATTAGCCAGGAAGACTTTAACAAATTATTGGAAAAGTAG
- the lptB gene encoding LPS export ABC transporter ATP-binding protein, whose translation MKLRADNIVKKYRKRTVVKGVSFEVEQGEIVGLLGPNGAGKTTSFYMIVGLVQPLSGKVFLDTKNITKLPVYKRAQLGIGYLAQEASVFRKLSIEDNLKAVLEMTDYTKEYQKEKLESLIEEFGLQHIRKSKGFQLSGGERRRTEIARALAIDPKFILLDEPFAGVDPIAVEDIQEIVNKLKAKNIGVLITDHNVHETLSITDRSYLLFEGSIMKAGTAEDLANDEDVRRVYLGQNFTLR comes from the coding sequence ATGAAATTACGAGCCGACAATATAGTTAAGAAATACAGGAAACGAACAGTTGTAAAAGGAGTGTCTTTTGAAGTGGAACAAGGCGAAATTGTTGGGCTGCTCGGACCAAATGGAGCCGGAAAAACAACTTCTTTTTACATGATTGTCGGACTGGTTCAGCCGCTATCAGGAAAAGTATTCCTAGATACTAAGAACATCACAAAACTTCCGGTTTACAAGCGGGCTCAGCTAGGAATAGGCTACCTGGCTCAGGAGGCTTCTGTTTTTCGCAAATTAAGCATTGAAGATAATTTGAAGGCAGTTCTGGAAATGACCGATTACACCAAGGAATACCAAAAGGAAAAACTGGAGTCTTTAATTGAGGAGTTTGGGCTACAGCATATTCGAAAAAGCAAGGGTTTCCAATTATCGGGTGGCGAACGCCGAAGAACTGAGATTGCCCGTGCATTGGCTATTGATCCCAAATTTATATTACTGGATGAACCCTTTGCCGGAGTTGACCCCATTGCCGTTGAAGATATCCAGGAAATTGTGAATAAACTCAAGGCAAAAAACATCGGCGTACTGATTACCGACCACAACGTACACGAAACACTTTCCATCACCGACCGCTCGTACCTCTTATTCGAAGGATCGATTATGAAAGCAGGAACAGCCGAAGATTTAGCTAACGACGAAGATGTGCGCCGTGTTTATTTGGGGCAAAATTTCACACTTCGGTAA
- the tatC gene encoding twin-arginine translocase subunit TatC, protein MTNNDFTEQQSTKKKKHKKEKEVEMSFLDHLEELRWHIIRAFLSIVFFAVLAFLNKDFIFDTVIFNPKTPDFWTNRMFANLAEFTGMDSLRINTKELQLISLKMADNFMTHIMTSIIAGLIVASPYVFFEVWRFISPALYDKEKSHSGGAVFYMSVLFIIGVLFGYFLIVPLSVHFLGSYSISSEVTNQINMRSYIGTVTSISLASGVIFELPIFVYFLSKIGILTPSLMKSYRRHAYVALLLLSAIITPPDVFSQIMVCLPLVFLYEIGIVISKRVNKKAEEDMEAL, encoded by the coding sequence ATGACCAACAACGATTTTACAGAACAACAAAGCACAAAAAAGAAAAAACACAAAAAAGAAAAAGAGGTTGAGATGTCCTTTCTTGATCATTTAGAAGAATTAAGATGGCACATTATTCGAGCTTTTTTATCCATTGTTTTTTTTGCAGTATTAGCTTTTCTAAATAAAGACTTCATATTCGATACCGTAATATTTAATCCGAAGACACCCGACTTTTGGACAAACCGGATGTTTGCAAATTTAGCGGAGTTCACTGGGATGGATTCGCTTAGAATAAACACCAAGGAATTACAGCTAATCAGCTTGAAAATGGCCGATAATTTCATGACCCACATCATGACCTCGATCATTGCAGGACTGATTGTAGCATCACCTTATGTTTTTTTTGAGGTTTGGCGATTTATTAGTCCGGCTCTTTACGATAAAGAAAAAAGTCATTCGGGAGGTGCTGTGTTTTACATGTCGGTATTATTTATAATAGGTGTTTTATTTGGTTACTTTTTAATTGTCCCGCTTTCGGTGCATTTTTTAGGATCATATTCAATCTCCAGCGAAGTGACTAATCAAATCAATATGCGCTCCTACATTGGAACAGTTACCTCTATCAGTTTGGCTAGCGGCGTAATCTTTGAACTTCCGATATTCGTTTATTTTTTAAGCAAGATCGGAATATTAACTCCGTCATTGATGAAAAGCTATCGGCGACATGCCTATGTTGCCTTATTATTGCTTTCCGCAATCATCACTCCACCCGATGTTTTCAGCCAAATCATGGTATGTCTGCCATTGGTTTTTTTGTATGAAATTGGAATTGTAATTTCGAAACGGGTTAATAAAAAAGCTGAAGAGGATATGGAGGCGCTATAA
- the recQ gene encoding DNA helicase RecQ: protein MNTELKLTDQLQKYFGFDRFKGRQEDVIASVLDGNDSFVLMPTGGGKSLCYQLPALIMEGTAIVISPLIALMKNQVDSIRSFGTDDGIAHFLNSSLTKAATLNVKNDVLSGRTKLLYVAPESLTKQDNIDFLKKVDISFYAIDEAHCISEWGHDFRPEYRRIRPIVQEIGSAPIMALTATATAKVQHDIQKNLGMLEAKVFKASFNRPNLYYAVRPKVKPETQIIRFIKKNEGKSGIIYCLSRKRVEELAETLQVNGIKALAYHAGMDSATRSGNQDKFLMEEVDVIVATIAFGMGIDKPDVRFVMHYDVPKSLEGYYQETGRAGRDGGEGQCLAFYSYKDIQKLEKFMQGKPVAEQEIGRQLLLDTASYAETAICRRIMLLNYFGEKVTEPCGNCDNCLNPKEQVEASDEVVRALKAIREVNEKYKAEHITDILIGKNTAAVRSFKHDHLKAFNSGCDHSARFWNAVFRQSMIAGLINKDIENYGLLRINEKGHQFIEKPESFLLVRNHNYEEQEDEAGSSGGSPSGATGGDTELYKMLKDLRKKIAQKHNLPPFVVFQDPSLADMSIQYPISLDELKFIQGVGEGKARRYGKEFVKLIKSYVDEKGIERPQDLVVKTVANKSKLKVFIIQSIDRKLSLDDIAHSKGIELKELITEVEAIVNSGTKINIDYYIDDVLDEDHQEEVFEYFREAEDDSVESALEELGEDEYSEDDVRLMRIKFMSEMGN, encoded by the coding sequence ATGAACACTGAGCTTAAGTTAACCGATCAGCTCCAAAAGTACTTTGGGTTTGACCGGTTTAAAGGGCGGCAAGAGGACGTTATCGCGAGTGTGCTCGATGGTAACGATTCTTTTGTGCTGATGCCTACAGGAGGTGGAAAGTCATTATGCTATCAGTTGCCGGCATTAATAATGGAAGGGACTGCCATTGTTATTTCCCCGCTAATTGCATTAATGAAAAATCAGGTGGATTCTATTCGTAGTTTTGGAACTGATGATGGGATTGCTCATTTTTTAAATTCGTCATTGACGAAGGCTGCCACACTAAATGTAAAAAACGATGTATTAAGCGGACGAACTAAGTTGCTTTACGTTGCACCGGAGTCGTTAACAAAGCAAGATAATATTGACTTCTTGAAGAAGGTTGATATTTCGTTTTATGCTATTGATGAAGCCCATTGTATTTCAGAATGGGGGCATGATTTCCGACCGGAATATCGTCGGATCCGGCCAATTGTTCAGGAAATTGGCTCGGCGCCAATCATGGCGCTTACGGCAACAGCAACGGCTAAGGTACAGCATGATATTCAGAAAAATCTGGGTATGCTGGAAGCTAAGGTCTTTAAAGCATCGTTTAACCGACCCAATCTCTATTATGCTGTAAGGCCAAAAGTGAAACCTGAAACACAAATCATTCGATTTATTAAAAAAAATGAGGGGAAATCAGGTATTATCTATTGTTTGAGCAGAAAAAGGGTAGAAGAGTTGGCCGAAACATTGCAGGTGAATGGTATCAAAGCCCTGGCTTATCATGCCGGAATGGATTCCGCAACACGCTCTGGAAATCAGGATAAATTTTTGATGGAAGAGGTGGATGTTATTGTGGCAACTATCGCTTTTGGGATGGGGATTGATAAGCCTGATGTGCGTTTTGTAATGCATTATGATGTTCCGAAAAGCCTCGAAGGCTATTATCAGGAAACTGGTCGCGCGGGTCGTGATGGAGGCGAAGGACAGTGTCTGGCGTTTTATTCGTATAAAGATATTCAAAAGCTTGAGAAGTTTATGCAGGGTAAGCCGGTTGCCGAACAGGAAATTGGGCGCCAATTGCTCCTTGATACTGCGTCGTACGCCGAGACTGCCATTTGCCGGAGAATAATGTTGTTGAATTATTTTGGCGAAAAGGTAACTGAGCCTTGTGGGAATTGCGACAATTGTTTGAATCCTAAAGAACAGGTGGAGGCTAGCGATGAAGTGGTTCGGGCATTAAAGGCGATTCGTGAGGTCAATGAGAAATATAAAGCCGAACATATTACAGATATCCTGATTGGCAAAAATACTGCTGCTGTGAGATCATTCAAACATGATCACCTGAAAGCTTTTAATTCAGGATGCGATCACAGCGCCCGTTTTTGGAATGCGGTGTTTCGACAAAGTATGATTGCGGGTTTGATTAATAAAGATATTGAGAATTATGGACTGCTTAGGATAAATGAAAAAGGGCATCAATTTATAGAGAAGCCTGAATCATTTCTATTGGTTCGGAATCATAATTACGAAGAGCAAGAGGATGAAGCTGGCTCTTCAGGTGGAAGTCCTTCTGGAGCGACGGGTGGAGACACGGAGTTGTATAAAATGCTTAAAGATTTAAGAAAGAAAATTGCCCAGAAGCATAATTTGCCCCCCTTTGTTGTTTTTCAAGATCCATCGTTAGCTGATATGTCTATCCAGTATCCGATATCGTTGGATGAGTTGAAATTTATTCAAGGTGTAGGCGAAGGCAAAGCAAGACGATATGGCAAGGAGTTCGTCAAATTGATCAAGTCGTATGTTGATGAAAAAGGTATTGAGCGTCCGCAGGATTTGGTTGTAAAAACAGTCGCCAATAAATCAAAACTTAAAGTCTTTATTATACAGAGTATTGATCGAAAGTTATCGCTTGATGATATTGCACACTCAAAAGGTATTGAATTAAAAGAGCTGATTACAGAGGTAGAAGCAATTGTTAATTCCGGAACTAAAATCAATATCGACTATTATATTGATGATGTGTTGGATGAAGATCATCAGGAAGAAGTTTTTGAATACTTTCGCGAAGCGGAGGACGATTCGGTTGAATCGGCATTGGAAGAATTAGGCGAAGATGAATACTCCGAAGATGATGTTCGTTTGATGCGGATTAAGTTTATGTCGGAAATGGGAAACTAG